Proteins encoded within one genomic window of Fuerstiella sp.:
- a CDS encoding beta-ketoacyl-[acyl-carrier-protein] synthase family protein codes for MFSPIGTGADRFKAGLAAGVPGFRRTERLSYISSPDCVCGEVEGFSDATARKKHLRPLRKSVKLMCRDIQLGVAAALQAMENAGLEKGSYAPERTGVSFGANLMSTPPEVLAGGVTKCLNDSGNFDYDLWGTEGLRGMEPLWLLCYLPNMPGCHIGIALDARGPNNSITHDEAAGGLAIGEAMGAIRRGRADIMLTGVTGTRLHNVKTAQSYKWDVLAEGPPESRCRPLDATRNGEVVAEASCTLVLESRAHAEKRGANLLGTVLSCGNSCVQSLNGQPDEQRAVEQAVDSALRAAGMTPDELGHVNLGASGHPKRDLFEAQAVRNVLGDRADITPVTAPKSYIGSAASGSSLTELAASLLTLQDGEIIRTLNCGNPDPLSPQNVVSEQNQPTSNRVFLKTSVTRMGQASAVLIRA; via the coding sequence ATGTTCTCACCGATCGGCACTGGAGCCGATCGATTCAAGGCCGGACTCGCAGCGGGTGTACCTGGTTTTCGACGTACGGAACGACTTTCCTATATCAGTTCGCCCGACTGCGTGTGCGGTGAAGTGGAAGGGTTCTCTGACGCAACCGCCCGAAAGAAGCATCTGCGCCCTTTACGGAAAAGCGTCAAACTGATGTGTCGGGACATTCAGCTGGGCGTGGCTGCAGCGTTACAGGCCATGGAAAATGCAGGATTGGAAAAAGGCTCCTATGCTCCGGAACGCACAGGAGTGTCTTTCGGGGCAAACCTGATGTCGACTCCCCCGGAGGTACTGGCAGGCGGAGTGACCAAATGTCTCAATGACTCCGGGAACTTCGATTACGATCTCTGGGGCACAGAGGGACTTCGGGGAATGGAGCCTCTCTGGCTTTTGTGTTATCTGCCCAACATGCCTGGCTGTCACATCGGGATCGCTCTGGATGCCCGCGGCCCAAATAATTCCATCACGCACGACGAAGCCGCCGGCGGGCTGGCAATTGGCGAAGCGATGGGAGCCATCCGGCGGGGCCGGGCTGACATTATGCTCACCGGCGTAACGGGAACACGGCTCCACAATGTCAAAACGGCGCAATCATACAAGTGGGACGTTCTGGCAGAAGGACCTCCGGAATCCCGTTGCCGACCACTGGACGCGACCCGTAACGGTGAAGTCGTGGCTGAAGCGTCCTGTACACTGGTTCTGGAGTCTCGTGCGCATGCTGAGAAACGTGGAGCTAATCTCCTGGGAACAGTGCTTAGCTGCGGAAACAGTTGCGTCCAGTCACTGAACGGCCAGCCGGATGAGCAGCGAGCGGTTGAACAGGCAGTGGATTCGGCACTCCGAGCCGCCGGAATGACTCCCGATGAACTCGGTCACGTCAACCTCGGGGCATCGGGGCACCCAAAACGTGATCTATTTGAAGCTCAGGCCGTACGTAACGTTCTCGGTGATCGGGCAGACATAACGCCGGTGACAGCGCCAAAGAGTTATATTGGCAGCGCGGCCAGCGGATCTTCCCTGACAGAACTGGCAGCATCACTTCTTACACTGCAGGACGGTGAGATCATTCGCACGCTGAACTGTGGAAATCCGGACCCGCTGTCGCCTCAAAATGTGGTGAGTGAACAAAACCAGCCTACCAGTAATCGAGTATTCCTTAAGACAAGTGTCACCCGTATGGGGCAGGCCAGCGCCGTTCTGATTCGGGCTTAG